Within Oceanicoccus sp. KOV_DT_Chl, the genomic segment ATAAAAACACCGGAAAACTTTCTGCGGTTGGCAATACCGTTAATACCAAACAGGCGAGCTACCAAAATACTATTGGCGCATCACAACTAATGACCGTATGGCAAGACCCGGATTTTTCTAGCGAGCAGCAAGCATTTTACTACGCTCGCGTATTGGAAATACCTACCCCGCGCTGGACAACGTTTGATGCAAAAACGCTAGGTATTGACGCGCCAGAACCTTCGTCTATTCAGGAGCGGGCCGTTACTTCGGCGATCTGGTATCGGCCTTGAGAGAAGCGACGCTTAAAAAAACACAGGGACTTAAGGTCGACTGCTAAAAAATTGAATTAACACTGTGGCCTGCACCCGATTTTCAAGAAAGGTATTCAGACACCATCAATGACGGCAAAGGTGCCATCGCAATCGAATAGTAAACATTCATCTCACTCTTTGTACATAGACAAAATTACGTCTAAGTATCAATACGTCACTCGGGAAGTCGAATTTTGACACACAACCCTGGCTGATTTTCACCTAAAGATATGGACCCATCATGCCATTCTATAATGGCCTTCACTATAGCCAAGCCCATTCCAAAACCCTCACTACTTCGGCTTTTATCGAGCCGATATAATCGTTGGAAGACTCTATCAAATTCCTCTACAGGAATGCCGGGACCATTATCCGCAATCAGCAACTCACACCCATCTAAACGTAAATTTATTTGACCACTATGCGGTGCATATTTAATCGCATTCTGAAAAACATTATATATAGCTCTGAATAATAAATTTTCATCACCTAAAACTTTAGCATTATTAATTATATTGATACTGATTAGCTGATTTTTTTCTTCCGCAAGCGGCTCAACAAGATCGACGACATCCAGGCAAATCTTTTCTAAATTACATTCTTTTTTCTCAATTAATTGCACACCTTTCTCTAACCGTGATAATTCCAACATGGCCTCAAAGGTATCAACCAACTGGTCCAGCTCTAGCAATAACTGTTCGCGCCAAACCTCCCCATCCAATTCAGTCGGATCACAGCGATGCCGATCAATCCCCATCCGAATACGCGACAGAGGTGTGCGTAAATCATGGGCAATGTTATCTGTTACACTAGCAACTGAGTGTACCAACTCATCAATATCATCAAGCATCTCATTAATTTGAACGGCAATAATATCGTACTCATCCTTACGGCGACTGACCGGCAGCCTTATTTGTAATTGCCCTTTCTTTACCTTGGAGGTGAGTTCACCAATATCTTTAACACGCTGCAATACTCGTCGATTAAATAGCAGCCCGGCTAACAGGGTGATGATTGACGCACCGATTAAGGTTGCCAAGGAGGCAGTCGCAAAGGTATTTTCCAGCTGCTGATTTTCGTCAAAGAGGCCAACGGTAAGCTCACCAAAACGGGTATCCACACGGGTACTGACAACTACTTTTAACGTTGGCTCACCCTGGAAATCCGCTACTGCAATGGGAAAACGCTGAACTTGAGGGTAACCACTGACACCCCCGCTAAACCGATCTAGATTACCAATGCTGACTTGGTTTGCATTTAACATCAAAATTAATGAATTTGATCGCCGACCTCTATCCGTAACTATCTGTTGAAATTCATCGGCGCTCATCGTACTTGCACTAGCCAAATCAACAAAACTCATCGCGGCGACCCTAACGCTCTGTTCAAGCTGCTGCTTTTGTGCGCCAAGAGTTAACTGATAAACTACAGCCAAGATACCGCTACATATCAATAATACGATTATGGTAAAGGCTATAGTAAAACGCCAAATTGATGTTTGAGTAAAAAATTTAAGGCGCTCTAACCACATAGCCAGCACCTCTAACAGTATGAATTATTTGGCTTTGGCCATTCGCCTCTAATTTTTTTCGTAACTTTGCTACATGCACATCAATGACATTTGTCTTGGGGTCAAAGTGATATTCCCAAACTGTTTCAAATAGCATGGTACGGGACACGACTTCACCTTGATGCTCAAGCAGATAGCGTAATAGTTGAAATTCTTTTGGCTGTAATT encodes:
- a CDS encoding HAMP domain-containing sensor histidine kinase, giving the protein MWLERLKFFTQTSIWRFTIAFTIIVLLICSGILAVVYQLTLGAQKQQLEQSVRVAAMSFVDLASASTMSADEFQQIVTDRGRRSNSLILMLNANQVSIGNLDRFSGGVSGYPQVQRFPIAVADFQGEPTLKVVVSTRVDTRFGELTVGLFDENQQLENTFATASLATLIGASIITLLAGLLFNRRVLQRVKDIGELTSKVKKGQLQIRLPVSRRKDEYDIIAVQINEMLDDIDELVHSVASVTDNIAHDLRTPLSRIRMGIDRHRCDPTELDGEVWREQLLLELDQLVDTFEAMLELSRLEKGVQLIEKKECNLEKICLDVVDLVEPLAEEKNQLISINIINNAKVLGDENLLFRAIYNVFQNAIKYAPHSGQINLRLDGCELLIADNGPGIPVEEFDRVFQRLYRLDKSRSSEGFGMGLAIVKAIIEWHDGSISLGENQPGLCVKIRLPE